A DNA window from Negativicutes bacterium contains the following coding sequences:
- the arsD gene encoding arsenite efflux transporter metallochaperone ArsD codes for MNKKIEIFDPAMCCSTGICGPSVNENLLRVATLINSLANKGIIIKRFGLSSDPQAFVDNKIINSLLNEKGVEILPVTMVDGAVVKTTEYPSNEEFARYLNMKMEELLKENKIQSCCCSGDC; via the coding sequence ATGAATAAAAAAATTGAAATTTTTGATCCAGCGATGTGCTGTTCTACTGGTATTTGTGGTCCTTCTGTTAATGAAAATCTGTTGAGGGTTGCAACATTGATTAATAGTTTAGCTAATAAAGGGATAATAATAAAGCGGTTTGGTTTAAGTTCAGATCCACAAGCTTTTGTTGACAATAAAATAATAAATTCTTTATTAAATGAAAAAGGTGTTGAAATTTTACCGGTGACAATGGTAGATGGTGCAGTTGTAAAAACAACAGAATACCCATCTAATGAAGAGTTTGCGCGGTATCTTAATATGAAAATGGAAGAACTGCTAAAAGAGAATAAAATACAGTCTTGTTGTTGCTCAGGAGATTGTTAA
- a CDS encoding metalloregulator ArsR/SmtB family transcription factor, whose protein sequence is MDKIKILKALSDNTRLSILNLLNGEKLCVCEIEAILDNTQSNISRHLAKLKEADLILSTKYAQWVHYELNYELLQKHQFIKILLEEIKDDDYYRTQIEKIEKYKIEDSKCNDKVS, encoded by the coding sequence ATGGATAAAATAAAAATACTAAAGGCATTAAGTGATAATACTAGGTTGAGTATTCTTAATCTTTTAAATGGTGAGAAACTATGTGTTTGTGAAATTGAAGCAATTCTTGATAATACACAATCAAATATTTCAAGGCATTTAGCAAAGCTGAAAGAAGCTGATTTGATTTTAAGTACGAAATACGCACAATGGGTACACTATGAATTAAATTATGAATTACTGCAAAAACATCAGTTTATAAAAATTTTATTAGAAGAAATAAAAGATGATGATTATTATAGAACACAAATTGAGAAAATAGAAAAATATAAAATAGAAGATAGTAAATGTAATGATAAAGTAAGTTAG
- a CDS encoding putative DNA binding domain-containing protein: MDFVESKLVELKETIVDDIKKEVIAFINSEGGNLYVGVADDGHVIGLDDPQSDMLRLTNMIRDTIKPDATMFVECQIEKIDTKDIVRVQVQKGTHAPYYLVGKGIRPEGVFVRQGTSSVPASEDAIRRMIKESDGDCFETMRSLNQDLSFETLTEECSGRDIVLGAPQMVSLGIKTPDGVYTNLGLLLSDQCTHTIKTALFSGVKKEQFQDRKEFSGSILQQMNDAYAFIDLNNKKKSTFSGLHRIDQRDYPEIAVREALLNSLVHREYSFSSSTLISIFSDRIEFVSLGGLVKGLTLKDIMLGISQCRNEKLAAVFYRLQLIEAYGTGIPKIIESYEGCSCQPKIESADNAFKITLPNRNQDLAYLPETTKSEQAVLAFAGEKGKLQRIDVEEKLGVSRSRANHILKQLLDKGMLKPVGNGRNRQYIISK, encoded by the coding sequence ATGGACTTTGTTGAAAGTAAGCTCGTTGAACTAAAAGAAACCATTGTAGACGATATAAAAAAAGAAGTGATTGCTTTTATCAATAGTGAAGGCGGAAATCTTTATGTTGGCGTGGCGGATGATGGACACGTGATTGGATTGGATGATCCACAGAGTGATATGCTGCGGTTAACCAACATGATTCGTGATACCATTAAGCCGGATGCAACTATGTTTGTTGAGTGCCAGATTGAAAAGATCGATACAAAAGATATTGTACGGGTACAGGTGCAAAAGGGAACGCATGCGCCTTACTATCTTGTAGGTAAGGGGATTCGCCCAGAAGGTGTTTTTGTAAGGCAGGGTACATCTTCGGTGCCAGCATCTGAAGATGCAATTCGCCGCATGATTAAAGAAAGTGATGGCGATTGCTTTGAAACGATGCGCTCTTTAAATCAGGATCTATCCTTTGAAACACTAACCGAGGAATGTAGTGGTCGTGATATTGTGCTGGGAGCTCCGCAAATGGTCTCGCTTGGAATCAAGACTCCGGATGGCGTTTATACAAATTTGGGACTGTTATTATCGGATCAGTGCACGCATACGATTAAAACGGCATTGTTTTCTGGTGTAAAAAAAGAACAGTTTCAGGATCGTAAGGAATTTTCCGGTTCTATATTACAACAGATGAACGATGCATATGCTTTTATTGATTTGAACAATAAAAAGAAGTCTACATTTTCAGGTTTACATCGCATTGATCAAAGAGATTATCCGGAGATAGCTGTAAGAGAGGCTCTGCTAAATTCTTTAGTTCATCGAGAATATTCATTTAGCAGTAGCACTTTGATTAGCATATTCTCTGATCGTATAGAATTTGTTTCCTTAGGTGGTTTAGTAAAAGGTCTCACATTAAAGGATATTATGCTGGGGATATCTCAATGCCGTAATGAAAAACTGGCTGCTGTATTTTATAGGTTGCAGCTTATTGAAGCATATGGAACAGGTATTCCTAAAATTATTGAAAGCTATGAGGGTTGCTCCTGTCAGCCGAAAATTGAGTCTGCGGATAATGCGTTTAAGATTACTTTGCCAAATCGTAATCAAGACCTGGCGTACTTGCCAGAGACAACAAAATCGGAACAAGCTGTGCTGGCTTTTGCCGGTGAAAAGGGAAAACTGCAACGCATTGATGTAGAAGAAAAACTAGGGGTTTCAAGAAGTAGGGCTAACCATATTCTTAAACAGTTGCTTGATAAAGGCATGTTGAAGCCAGTAGGAAATGGACGAAACCGGCAGTATATCATTAGCAAATAA